One Streptomyces sp. L2 genomic window carries:
- a CDS encoding serine hydrolase, producing the protein MPETAPLSDLLWTRGYTDPAWIRRFTSQGRELSPTRRVWRGAAHARPLPRDEADLDALDLVTTDAGPLKLADLFAAARTDAFLVMHRGRIVYERYPQGGDAHTPHFNASAAKSYLGLVAATLAHQGLLDRTAPASAYVPELAGTAFGDARVQDLLHMGTRVSYAGRPFDKAIEAQRYHAVVAPRLRPFGYSGPDTIREHLLTARATGAPGAEFRYENGNVETLAEVLRRVTGLTTSALLSDLVWTGIGAEEDAYYVLDADGVEAACGGFSATARDVARLGEMLRCGGAVGDRQVIPAEVAGTISTGVPDGYPRRVRFPAAPPTSPATLSYHDLWWVLNDPYDSYLASGIHGQRLFVSPGLDLVAVHFGSQVMSPAVPPAPLVQAFVRIGLHLQA; encoded by the coding sequence ATGCCCGAGACAGCCCCGCTGAGCGACCTGCTGTGGACCCGCGGCTACACGGATCCCGCCTGGATCCGCCGCTTCACGTCCCAGGGCCGCGAGCTCTCCCCCACGCGACGGGTGTGGCGCGGCGCGGCTCATGCCCGCCCACTGCCGCGCGACGAGGCCGACCTCGACGCCCTCGACCTCGTCACCACCGACGCGGGCCCGCTCAAGCTCGCGGACCTGTTCGCCGCGGCCCGGACGGACGCGTTCCTGGTGATGCACCGCGGCCGGATCGTCTACGAGCGCTACCCGCAGGGCGGCGACGCGCACACCCCGCACTTCAACGCCTCGGCGGCCAAGTCCTACCTCGGACTCGTCGCGGCGACCCTCGCCCACCAGGGCCTCCTGGACCGTACGGCCCCGGCTTCCGCCTACGTTCCCGAACTGGCCGGAACCGCCTTCGGCGACGCGCGGGTCCAGGACCTGCTGCACATGGGCACCCGGGTCAGCTACGCGGGCCGCCCCTTCGACAAGGCGATCGAGGCACAGCGGTACCACGCGGTCGTGGCCCCGCGGTTGAGGCCGTTCGGCTACAGCGGTCCGGACACCATCCGCGAACACCTGCTGACCGCCCGCGCCACCGGGGCCCCGGGAGCGGAGTTCCGCTACGAGAACGGCAACGTGGAGACGCTGGCCGAAGTCCTGCGCCGGGTCACGGGCCTGACCACGTCCGCGCTCCTCAGCGACCTCGTGTGGACCGGGATCGGCGCGGAGGAGGACGCCTACTACGTCCTGGACGCCGACGGAGTCGAAGCCGCCTGCGGAGGATTCAGCGCGACAGCACGCGATGTGGCCCGACTGGGCGAGATGCTGCGCTGCGGCGGGGCGGTGGGGGACCGGCAGGTGATCCCGGCGGAAGTGGCCGGCACGATCAGCACCGGCGTACCCGACGGCTACCCCCGCCGGGTCCGCTTCCCGGCCGCACCCCCCACCTCACCGGCCACGCTCTCCTACCACGACCTGTGGTGGGTCCTGAACGACCCCTACGACTCCTACCTGGCCAGCGGCATCCACGGCCAGCGGCTCTTCGTCTCACCGGGCCTGGACCTCGTGGCCGTCCACTTCGGCTCACAGGTCATGTCCCCCGCGGTACCCCCGGCCCCCCTGGTCCAGGCGTTCGTCCGGATCGGGCTCCACCTCCAGGCCTGA
- a CDS encoding MFS transporter has protein sequence MVEPQPRTAPRPDTAGPPPDPRAGRRRAWPVAALIVAFMLVNYADKSVLGLAAVPVMDELHISNSTYGLISSSFALLFSLSGLLVGFVSARVSCRVLLFAMAAVWAVAQLPVVFVASVPALVAGRVLLGAAEGPAASMSMHALYKWFPEDRRGLPSALQISGAALGTLIAAPVVTWLIGAFGWRSAFAALAVTSAVWSLLWWRTGHDGPYGHEPAHRAHPAHGAASDNTPGTRPGTAPDAHAGASDTGPGTGPGAASCAGPGTASCAGPGTASGTGPGTASGTGPGTASGTGPGTASGTGPGTEPGTASGTGPGTASGTGPGTASGTDPATRLPYRRLLLNGTVLGSVAGAFGASWALALSQAWLPAYLRTQLGMSPGGAATFISGVSAFSFVLLLTVSPLVDALKRRGVSSRWSSGAPQGVAVTVAGLAMAVFPFADARAPLLALLAVAFGAHAVAFPLHYMTTAAVVPPAQRGAVFGIVAATGTLPGLIAPYLTGRLLDSAPAQSTGYTHAFLLSAAVILVCGLVALTAIRPERDVRRLGAMG, from the coding sequence ATGGTCGAGCCGCAGCCCCGAACCGCCCCCCGCCCGGACACCGCCGGGCCGCCACCGGATCCTCGTGCCGGCCGTCGGCGCGCCTGGCCGGTCGCCGCGCTGATCGTGGCGTTCATGCTGGTCAACTACGCCGACAAGTCCGTCCTGGGACTCGCGGCCGTACCGGTCATGGACGAGCTGCACATCAGCAACAGCACCTACGGCCTGATCTCCAGCTCCTTCGCCCTGCTGTTCAGCCTCTCCGGACTGCTCGTCGGGTTCGTCTCCGCGCGAGTCTCCTGCCGGGTCCTGCTGTTCGCGATGGCCGCGGTGTGGGCGGTGGCCCAGTTGCCCGTCGTCTTCGTGGCGTCCGTGCCGGCGCTCGTGGCCGGGCGGGTGCTGCTGGGCGCGGCCGAGGGGCCGGCCGCGTCGATGTCCATGCACGCGCTGTACAAGTGGTTCCCGGAGGACCGGCGGGGCCTGCCGTCGGCGCTGCAGATCAGTGGCGCCGCGCTGGGCACGCTGATCGCCGCGCCGGTCGTGACCTGGCTGATCGGCGCGTTCGGCTGGCGTTCGGCCTTCGCGGCCCTCGCCGTCACGAGCGCGGTGTGGAGCCTGCTGTGGTGGCGGACCGGGCACGACGGGCCGTACGGCCACGAACCCGCGCACCGCGCGCACCCCGCGCACGGCGCGGCATCGGACAACACGCCGGGCACCCGGCCGGGAACCGCGCCGGACGCGCATGCCGGCGCGTCGGACACCGGGCCGGGCACCGGGCCGGGCGCCGCCTCGTGTGCCGGGCCGGGCACCGCCTCGTGTGCCGGGCCGGGCACCGCCTCGGGTACCGGGCCGGGCACCGCCTCGGGTACCGGGCCGGGCACCGCCTCGGGTACCGGGCCGGGCACCGCCTCGGGTACCGGGCCGGGCACCGAGCCGGGCACCGCCTCGGGTACCGGGCCGGGCACCGCCTCGGGTACCGGGCCGGGCACCGCCTCGGGTACCGACCCGGCGACCCGGCTGCCGTACCGCCGACTGCTGCTGAACGGCACGGTGCTGGGGAGCGTCGCGGGTGCGTTCGGCGCTTCCTGGGCCCTGGCCCTGAGCCAGGCCTGGCTGCCCGCCTACCTGCGCACTCAGCTCGGCATGTCACCGGGCGGGGCGGCGACGTTCATCAGCGGCGTCTCGGCGTTCAGCTTCGTGCTGCTGCTGACGGTGTCGCCGCTGGTCGACGCGCTCAAGCGGCGTGGGGTGTCGAGCCGTTGGTCGAGCGGCGCCCCGCAGGGAGTCGCGGTCACGGTCGCCGGGCTGGCGATGGCGGTCTTCCCCTTCGCCGACGCGCGTGCGCCGCTGCTGGCGCTGCTCGCCGTGGCGTTCGGCGCGCACGCCGTCGCCTTCCCGCTGCACTACATGACGACGGCCGCCGTCGTGCCGCCCGCGCAGCGCGGCGCGGTGTTCGGCATCGTCGCCGCGACCGGCACCCTCCCCGGGCTGATCGCGCCGTACCTGACCGGCCGCCTGCTGGACTCCGCGCCCGCGCAGAGCACCGGATACACGCACGCGTTCCTGCTGTCGGCCGCCGTGATACTGGTCTGCGGGCTCGTCGCCCTGACCGCGATCCGGCCCGAGCGGGACGTACGGCGACTGGGCGCGATGGGCTGA
- a CDS encoding TetR/AcrR family transcriptional regulator, protein MAEDRRTRRSRRALGAALVALVLERGFTALTVEDITERADVARATFYAHFRDKEDLFARVTADLLAELSERLAPAVADNAIGFTGKPVLEMLRHAREERDLYRIVLRGEGDGKPLQMFVDACARATAEEFRARAERNDVQPRIDPELLARVWVGEQVAVLRWWVEQDAPALPAEEVVRMLLDLAMRGRYWASGFEPTV, encoded by the coding sequence ATGGCGGAGGACAGGCGGACCAGACGCTCACGACGGGCCCTGGGGGCGGCACTGGTGGCCCTGGTCCTGGAGCGGGGCTTCACGGCGCTGACGGTGGAGGACATCACCGAGCGCGCGGACGTGGCACGCGCGACCTTCTACGCGCACTTCCGGGACAAGGAGGATCTGTTCGCGCGCGTGACCGCGGACCTGCTCGCCGAGCTGTCCGAGCGCCTGGCGCCCGCGGTCGCCGACAACGCGATCGGCTTCACCGGCAAGCCGGTCCTGGAGATGCTGCGGCACGCGCGCGAGGAGCGTGACCTGTACCGGATCGTGCTGCGCGGGGAGGGCGACGGCAAGCCGTTGCAGATGTTCGTGGACGCCTGCGCGCGGGCCACGGCCGAGGAGTTCCGCGCCCGTGCGGAACGCAATGACGTCCAGCCGCGCATCGACCCCGAGCTGCTGGCCCGGGTGTGGGTGGGGGAGCAGGTCGCGGTGCTGCGCTGGTGGGTCGAGCAGGACGCCCCGGCACTGCCGGCCGAGGAGGTCGTGCGCATGCTCCTCGACCTCGCGATGCGCGGCCGCTACTGGGCCAGCGGCTTCGAACCGACGGTCTGA
- a CDS encoding AMP-binding protein produces the protein MNLGIYLSRSARYWPRAAALVCGDRSWTFTDLERAANRLASALIARGLGPGDAVASLAWNRGELVEVEFGLYKAGLTRAPINARLGRGEIEHILRYAPVRVLVHDAAHREDALAAIAAAGTGCLPVCLDDARPGEVSYADLLAEGGETPVRVEVAADDPCVLNFTSGSTGALKAAVQTVGNRLANMRKQLMTDESRPRPGTRYLACGPITHATGMGLLAGVFGGSTTYVLPTWSPEAFLETVARERITATFLVPAMLNTVLAHPGAAGHDLSSLTSVRIGGAPVSPQRLRDAVEFFGPVVAQGYGLGETTSVVAGLSSEEIAGAVKEDPELLQSCGRASYDTEIRVVDETGRELGPREVGEVIVRGPDCVREYWQEPELSAETFRDGWVHTGDLAWMREDGYLFLVDRKKDMIISGGFNIYCTEVEAALYEHPAVREACVVGVPDEQWGEAVKAVVVTHDGMTATTPTADELIAFCADRLDRFKKPRSVDFVPELPHNRNGKLDRKAVREPFWAGAARRVN, from the coding sequence ATGAACCTCGGCATCTATCTCTCCCGCAGCGCTCGCTACTGGCCCCGGGCCGCCGCCCTCGTCTGCGGGGACCGCTCCTGGACCTTCACCGACCTGGAGCGGGCGGCCAACCGCCTGGCCTCCGCCCTGATCGCCCGGGGCCTCGGTCCCGGCGACGCCGTGGCCTCCCTCGCCTGGAACCGCGGTGAGCTCGTGGAGGTCGAATTCGGCCTGTACAAGGCGGGGTTGACACGTGCGCCCATCAACGCCCGGCTCGGCCGCGGCGAGATCGAGCACATCCTGCGCTACGCCCCCGTACGCGTCCTCGTCCACGACGCCGCCCACCGGGAGGACGCCCTCGCCGCGATCGCCGCGGCCGGGACCGGCTGCCTGCCCGTCTGCCTCGACGACGCGCGCCCGGGCGAGGTCTCCTACGCGGACCTGCTGGCCGAGGGTGGCGAGACGCCCGTCCGCGTCGAGGTCGCCGCGGACGACCCCTGTGTCCTGAACTTCACCTCCGGCTCCACCGGCGCGCTCAAGGCCGCCGTGCAGACGGTCGGCAACCGCCTCGCCAACATGCGCAAGCAGCTGATGACCGACGAGTCCCGGCCCCGCCCCGGCACCCGCTACCTGGCCTGCGGCCCCATCACGCACGCCACCGGCATGGGCCTGCTGGCGGGGGTGTTCGGCGGCTCCACGACGTACGTGCTGCCCACCTGGAGCCCCGAGGCCTTCCTGGAGACGGTCGCACGGGAGCGCATCACCGCGACCTTCCTCGTGCCGGCCATGCTGAACACCGTCCTCGCCCACCCCGGCGCCGCCGGCCACGACCTGTCCTCCCTGACGAGCGTGCGCATCGGCGGAGCGCCCGTCTCACCCCAGCGCCTGCGCGACGCCGTCGAGTTCTTCGGCCCGGTCGTCGCCCAGGGCTACGGCCTCGGCGAGACGACCAGCGTGGTCGCGGGACTGAGCAGCGAGGAGATCGCCGGGGCCGTGAAGGAGGACCCGGAGCTGCTCCAGTCGTGCGGCCGGGCCTCCTACGACACCGAGATACGCGTCGTCGACGAGACGGGCCGGGAACTGGGTCCGCGCGAGGTCGGCGAGGTCATCGTGCGCGGCCCGGACTGCGTACGGGAGTACTGGCAGGAGCCGGAGTTGTCCGCGGAGACCTTCCGCGACGGCTGGGTGCACACCGGCGACCTGGCCTGGATGCGGGAGGACGGCTACCTCTTCCTGGTCGACCGCAAGAAGGACATGATCATCTCGGGCGGTTTCAACATCTACTGCACCGAGGTCGAGGCCGCCCTGTACGAGCACCCCGCCGTGCGGGAAGCCTGCGTGGTCGGCGTGCCCGACGAGCAGTGGGGCGAGGCCGTCAAGGCGGTCGTCGTCACCCACGACGGCATGACCGCCACGACCCCCACGGCCGACGAGCTGATCGCCTTCTGCGCCGACCGGCTGGACCGCTTCAAGAAGCCCCGCTCGGTCGACTTCGTGCCCGAACTGCCCCACAACCGCAACGGCAAGCTCGACCGCAAGGCCGTACGCGAGCCGTTCTGGGCGGGCGCCGCCCGCCGCGTCAACTGA
- a CDS encoding acyl-CoA dehydrogenase — translation MTFSLRPSYDDPRTAELVDRLRDYLDGELADHERERGLTHASRLTRADLEPVWRRSRELGFYGIHLPEEYGGQNLTYTQLAALKEEIGASGRVLAHSVLGDMGGPLRAGDILTYATEHQLDTYLLPLVRGERACCFSLTETDAGSDVRSMRTVAVRDADGDGGYRLTGRKVFSSAGPFADFAIVVARMAGTGEQEGDKPRFSAFLVDLDSPGCRVEDGATPMSGEHIESDIVLDDCFVPAANLLGEEGKGMRVALGRVTTNRLLHCPTVLGATRRALALTLERTRTRKVAGGQPLLMLQAIQHKVADMATEFYAARSMTYAALAALDAGREVPAEAFMCKLFVAESAFRILDEAVQIHGKEGLTQGHEIEYLFRKIRMFRILTGTSEIQRNGIAKLLAFNH, via the coding sequence GTGACCTTCTCCCTCCGCCCCTCCTACGACGACCCGCGCACGGCCGAGCTGGTCGACCGCCTGCGCGACTACCTCGACGGCGAACTCGCCGACCACGAGCGCGAACGCGGCCTCACGCACGCGAGCCGCCTCACCCGCGCCGACCTCGAACCGGTCTGGCGCCGCAGCCGCGAACTCGGCTTCTACGGCATCCATCTGCCCGAGGAGTACGGCGGCCAGAACCTCACCTACACCCAACTCGCCGCCCTGAAGGAGGAGATCGGCGCCAGCGGGCGCGTCCTCGCGCACAGTGTGCTCGGCGACATGGGCGGCCCGCTGCGCGCGGGCGACATCCTCACGTACGCCACCGAGCACCAACTGGACACGTACCTGCTGCCGCTCGTCCGGGGCGAGCGGGCGTGCTGCTTCTCCCTCACCGAGACCGACGCCGGATCGGACGTCCGCTCGATGCGGACCGTGGCCGTACGCGACGCCGACGGAGACGGCGGCTACCGGCTGACCGGGCGCAAGGTGTTCTCCTCCGCCGGGCCCTTCGCCGACTTCGCGATCGTCGTCGCCCGCATGGCCGGGACCGGCGAACAGGAGGGCGACAAACCGCGGTTCTCCGCCTTCCTCGTGGACCTGGACAGCCCCGGCTGCCGGGTCGAGGACGGGGCGACGCCGATGTCCGGCGAGCACATCGAGAGCGACATCGTCCTGGACGACTGCTTCGTCCCCGCCGCCAACCTCCTCGGCGAGGAGGGCAAGGGCATGCGCGTCGCGCTCGGCCGGGTGACCACCAACCGGCTCCTGCACTGCCCCACCGTCCTCGGCGCCACCCGCCGCGCCCTCGCCCTCACTCTGGAACGCACCCGCACCCGGAAGGTGGCCGGCGGTCAGCCGCTGCTCATGCTCCAGGCCATCCAGCACAAGGTCGCCGACATGGCCACCGAGTTCTACGCCGCCCGCTCCATGACGTACGCCGCGCTGGCGGCCCTCGACGCGGGCCGCGAGGTGCCGGCCGAAGCCTTCATGTGCAAGCTGTTCGTCGCCGAGTCCGCCTTCCGCATCCTCGACGAGGCCGTGCAGATCCACGGCAAGGAGGGCCTGACCCAGGGGCACGAGATCGAGTACCTCTTCCGCAAGATCCGCATGTTCCGCATCCTGACCGGCACGTCCGAGATCCAGCGCAACGGCATCGCCAAACTCCTGGCCTTCAACCACTGA
- a CDS encoding Lrp/AsnC family transcriptional regulator, whose protein sequence is MIDEEDLALVHALQVRPRASWTELGEVLGCTPATAARRWERLADTGSAWVTAVPGPNCVALTAYVGLRCAPGTREEVAAALAGDPAAVTVEITAGSHDLLVEVITADLASFGRYLLDRVERLPGVTGSTVAIATDVVTEASRWRLDALAPGQSAALGRADRPGGVPGRSLTELDRRLLTGLGRDGRLPWHQLGQAAGTSAATARRRTERLLGSGEAALRCDVAGPLFERPVTVSLWARVPAPELVAVARHLAAVPSVRFVATTAARENLLVTLWLRRAEEVHRLEADLAARHPDVLVQDRTIALRTAKRMGRLFDASGHGVGSVPLAPWAEPAPR, encoded by the coding sequence ATGATCGACGAGGAGGACCTGGCTCTGGTGCACGCGCTGCAGGTCCGGCCGCGGGCCTCCTGGACCGAGTTGGGGGAGGTGCTGGGGTGCACGCCCGCGACGGCCGCCCGCCGCTGGGAACGGCTCGCCGACACCGGGTCGGCGTGGGTCACGGCCGTACCCGGCCCGAACTGTGTGGCGCTGACGGCCTACGTCGGTCTGCGCTGCGCTCCGGGCACGCGCGAGGAGGTGGCGGCGGCCCTCGCGGGTGATCCGGCCGCCGTCACCGTGGAGATCACCGCGGGCAGCCACGATCTGCTGGTGGAGGTCATCACGGCGGATCTGGCCTCGTTCGGCCGCTACCTGCTCGACCGCGTCGAACGCCTCCCCGGGGTGACCGGCTCCACGGTGGCGATCGCGACCGACGTCGTCACGGAGGCCAGCCGCTGGCGACTCGACGCGCTGGCCCCCGGCCAGTCCGCCGCGCTCGGCCGCGCCGACCGCCCCGGCGGAGTGCCGGGGCGGTCGTTGACGGAACTGGACCGGCGGCTGCTCACCGGACTGGGCCGGGACGGCCGCCTGCCCTGGCATCAGCTCGGGCAGGCGGCGGGCACCAGCGCCGCCACCGCACGCCGCCGGACTGAACGCCTGCTCGGCAGCGGAGAGGCGGCCCTGCGCTGCGACGTGGCGGGCCCGCTCTTCGAACGCCCGGTGACCGTCTCACTCTGGGCGCGGGTTCCGGCGCCTGAACTGGTGGCGGTCGCCCGTCACTTGGCGGCCGTCCCCAGCGTGCGCTTCGTCGCGACCACGGCGGCCCGGGAGAACCTCCTCGTCACGCTCTGGCTGCGCAGGGCCGAGGAGGTCCACCGGCTGGAGGCCGACCTCGCCGCCCGGCACCCGGACGTACTCGTCCAGGACCGCACGATCGCGCTGCGCACGGCCAAGCGCATGGGCAGGCTCTTCGACGCGAGCGGCCACGGCGTCGGATCCGTTCCCCTCGCACCGTGGGCCGAACCGGCCCCGCGCTGA
- a CDS encoding M20 family metallopeptidase — MDLRDDARRMSEWLTRLRRDVHREPETGLHLPRTQEKVLGALDGLPLTITQGRALSSVTAVLEGGRPGPVVLLRADMDALPVTEQASVDYRSRIDGRMHACGHDLHTAMLAGAAHLLAARRERWAGRIVLMFQPGEEGHDGARHMIEEGLLEAAGERPQAAYALHVSARHWPGGRFATRPGPLMAASDRLAVTVRGIGGHGSAPSHARNPIPAACAMIGELPGALARVVDPLEPAALSVGTLHSGTAANIIPETARFEATVRTFRRSTGERLAGELTRLCRGVAAAHGVDAEVRYVNEYPPTVAEPAESAFAADVTRELFGADRYEEMARPLTASEDFSRVLEEIPGTIVQLGATPPGRDHHHAPGNHSPHVEFDDGVLADGAALYAALALHRLALAPAPAAAPAPAAP, encoded by the coding sequence ATGGACCTACGGGACGACGCGCGACGGATGTCCGAGTGGCTCACCCGGCTGCGCCGGGACGTGCACCGGGAACCGGAGACCGGGCTGCACCTGCCCCGCACGCAGGAGAAGGTGCTCGGCGCCCTCGACGGGCTCCCGCTGACCATCACGCAGGGCAGGGCGCTGTCCTCCGTGACCGCCGTGCTGGAGGGCGGCCGCCCCGGACCGGTCGTCCTGCTGCGCGCGGACATGGACGCACTCCCCGTCACCGAGCAGGCGAGCGTGGACTACCGCTCGCGGATCGACGGCCGGATGCACGCCTGCGGCCACGACCTGCACACCGCGATGCTGGCCGGCGCCGCGCACCTGCTCGCCGCGCGGCGGGAGCGGTGGGCCGGCCGGATCGTGCTGATGTTCCAGCCCGGCGAGGAAGGCCACGACGGCGCCCGGCACATGATCGAGGAGGGCCTGCTGGAGGCGGCCGGGGAGCGACCGCAGGCGGCGTACGCCCTGCATGTCAGTGCGCGCCACTGGCCCGGGGGACGGTTCGCCACGCGGCCGGGCCCGCTGATGGCCGCCTCCGACCGCCTCGCCGTCACCGTGCGCGGCATCGGCGGCCATGGTTCCGCCCCGAGCCACGCCCGCAATCCGATCCCCGCCGCCTGCGCCATGATCGGCGAACTCCCCGGCGCCCTGGCCCGGGTGGTGGATCCGCTGGAGCCCGCCGCCCTCAGCGTCGGCACTCTCCATTCCGGCACGGCCGCCAACATCATCCCGGAGACCGCGCGGTTCGAGGCGACCGTCCGCACCTTCCGGCGGAGCACGGGCGAACGCCTCGCCGGTGAGCTGACCCGGCTGTGCCGGGGCGTCGCCGCCGCCCACGGCGTGGACGCCGAGGTCCGGTACGTCAACGAGTACCCGCCCACCGTCGCCGAGCCCGCCGAATCGGCCTTCGCCGCGGACGTGACCCGCGAACTCTTCGGCGCGGACCGCTACGAGGAGATGGCGCGTCCGCTCACCGCCTCGGAGGACTTCTCCCGGGTGCTGGAGGAGATCCCCGGCACCATCGTCCAGCTCGGCGCCACCCCGCCCGGCCGGGACCATCACCACGCGCCCGGCAACCACTCCCCCCACGTCGAGTTCGACGACGGAGTCCTCGCCGACGGCGCTGCCCTGTACGCGGCCCTCGCCCTCCACCGCCTGGCCTTGGCACCAGCACCGGCAGCCGCACCGGCCCCGGCAGCCCCGTAG
- a CDS encoding cytosine permease, with protein MSDSPRRSSTLEQRAIDHVPAGERHGKPWHLFTLWFASNVQITGLVNGALAVTIGLDLPWAVFSILVGNLVGGLFMAYHSVQGPQLGIPQMIQSRAQFGFYGAILPVAIVVAMYFGFALEGAVVNGHAVADWIHVPYAAGVVLSNLATLAVAVVGYKLIHAVSKYLSVVSGVVFLALFVQLARHLPAHYHGTSVNAGTVLLAISIFASWQITWAPYVSDYSRYLPESTPAKATFWWTYLGAAVGGSWVMVIGAFAAVVGGDSLGDNSIGFLAHQFPAISGLLVAALVLGGIPGSAQSPYGAFLTALSGVSPTGRAKAAPRARTLFTVAFTAVTTVLALLAGAHTMDLFQNIILILLYLLIPWTAINLTDYYLVRHGDYDVQAFFRKDGPYGRCDTGAVLIFLLTIAAEIPFINSPVYEGPLAKALGDADISWIVGLAVGAVTYYLHATHRRAADRSLTSAAPRTPVRPGRG; from the coding sequence ATGAGCGACAGCCCCCGGAGAAGCAGCACCCTCGAACAGCGCGCGATCGACCACGTCCCCGCCGGCGAACGCCACGGCAAGCCCTGGCACCTGTTCACCCTCTGGTTCGCGAGCAACGTCCAGATCACCGGCCTGGTCAACGGCGCCCTCGCCGTCACCATCGGCCTCGACCTGCCCTGGGCGGTCTTCTCGATCCTGGTCGGCAATCTGGTCGGTGGCCTCTTCATGGCCTACCACTCCGTCCAGGGACCGCAGCTGGGCATCCCTCAGATGATCCAGAGCCGGGCGCAGTTCGGCTTCTACGGCGCGATCCTGCCGGTCGCGATCGTGGTCGCCATGTACTTCGGCTTCGCCCTGGAGGGGGCGGTGGTCAACGGCCACGCCGTCGCCGACTGGATCCACGTCCCCTACGCCGCGGGCGTGGTCCTCTCCAACCTGGCCACCCTCGCGGTGGCCGTGGTCGGCTACAAGCTGATCCACGCCGTCAGCAAGTACCTCTCCGTCGTCTCCGGCGTGGTCTTCCTCGCGCTCTTCGTCCAGCTGGCCCGGCACCTTCCCGCCCACTACCACGGCACGTCGGTCAACGCCGGGACCGTGCTGCTCGCGATCTCCATCTTCGCGTCCTGGCAGATCACCTGGGCCCCGTACGTCTCCGACTACTCCCGCTACCTGCCCGAGTCCACCCCGGCGAAGGCCACCTTCTGGTGGACGTACCTCGGCGCGGCCGTCGGCGGCTCCTGGGTCATGGTGATCGGCGCGTTCGCGGCGGTCGTGGGCGGCGACTCGCTCGGCGACAACTCCATCGGCTTCCTGGCCCACCAGTTCCCCGCCATCTCCGGGCTGCTGGTCGCGGCGCTGGTCCTCGGCGGCATCCCCGGCTCCGCCCAGAGCCCCTACGGCGCCTTCCTCACCGCGCTCAGCGGCGTCTCCCCCACCGGCCGCGCCAAGGCGGCACCGCGCGCCCGCACCCTGTTCACCGTGGCGTTCACGGCCGTGACGACCGTGCTCGCGCTCCTGGCCGGCGCCCACACGATGGACCTCTTCCAGAACATCATCCTGATCCTGCTCTACCTGCTGATCCCGTGGACGGCGATCAATCTCACCGACTACTACCTGGTCCGCCACGGCGACTACGACGTGCAGGCGTTCTTCCGCAAGGACGGCCCGTACGGCCGCTGCGACACCGGAGCCGTGCTGATCTTCCTGCTCACCATCGCGGCCGAGATCCCCTTCATCAACAGCCCCGTCTACGAAGGCCCGCTGGCCAAGGCCCTGGGCGACGCGGACATCTCCTGGATCGTCGGCCTCGCCGTCGGCGCCGTCACCTACTACCTGCACGCCACCCACCGCCGCGCCGCCGACCGTTCCCTCACCTCGGCCGCCCCGAGAACACCGGTCCGGCCGGGCCGGGGGTGA